The Microbacter sp. GSS18 genome has a segment encoding these proteins:
- a CDS encoding riboflavin kinase: MTNTRTGHIDASPADVATVHTVGDAAAVVGTVVVGDQRGRDLGFPTANLLMGPDTRVEDGVWAAEVHVENRRYIAAVSLGHRPTYYGDEGVRLLEAHLLDFSGDLYGRMIVVHLRRHLRPQRRFGSTVALIRQMRRDVDGVRRWAQTRERQPVRLRRQPPTRTPDGGQVFRDRPSRRSQRECRIAAAVQHSIARGELTHERVAELAQVPYGFIRWAYPTLDDLRGIAGTVEVTHPY; the protein is encoded by the coding sequence GTGACGAACACGCGAACAGGCCACATCGACGCGTCGCCGGCGGATGTCGCGACGGTGCACACCGTCGGCGACGCCGCAGCCGTCGTCGGGACGGTTGTCGTCGGCGACCAGCGCGGACGGGACCTCGGATTCCCGACCGCGAACCTCCTCATGGGCCCGGACACCCGGGTCGAGGACGGCGTCTGGGCCGCGGAGGTCCACGTCGAGAACCGGCGCTACATCGCCGCGGTATCGCTCGGGCACCGGCCGACGTATTACGGAGACGAGGGGGTGCGACTGCTCGAGGCGCACCTCCTCGACTTCTCCGGTGACCTCTACGGGCGGATGATCGTCGTCCACCTGCGCCGACACCTGCGTCCGCAGCGGCGCTTCGGCAGCACGGTCGCGCTCATCAGGCAGATGCGGCGAGATGTCGACGGCGTGCGGCGCTGGGCGCAGACGCGGGAGCGGCAGCCCGTGCGACTGCGTCGCCAGCCGCCGACGCGCACCCCCGACGGCGGTCAGGTGTTCCGCGACCGGCCTTCACGGCGCTCCCAGCGCGAGTGCCGCATCGCGGCTGCCGTGCAGCATTCGATCGCGCGAGGCGAGCTGACCCACGAGCGCGTCGCGGAGCTCGCGCAGGTGCCGTACGGATTCATCCGGTGGGCGTATCCGACTCTCGACGACCTGCGTGGTATCGCGGGCACCGTCGAGGTGACGCATCCGTATTGA
- a CDS encoding flavin reductase family protein yields MTILSPSPSPSTPEAVRECAQMSAEPEHVRSAMGRFPSGVAALCAIVDGRPVGMVATSFSAGVSYSPPMVMFSVQNSSSTWPVLRDAERIGVSILGDSQSDACMQLASRSRDRFAGLSITETELGAVLIDDATMWLDCEIVSTTPAGDHTIVVLQVHGMSVDHDRVPLVYHQRRFHSLNAIG; encoded by the coding sequence ATGACCATCCTGTCCCCGTCCCCGTCCCCGTCCACGCCCGAGGCCGTGCGAGAGTGCGCCCAGATGAGCGCCGAACCCGAGCACGTGCGCAGTGCGATGGGACGCTTCCCCTCCGGTGTCGCGGCGCTGTGCGCTATCGTCGACGGCCGTCCCGTCGGCATGGTCGCGACGTCCTTCTCGGCCGGCGTCTCGTACAGCCCGCCGATGGTGATGTTCTCGGTGCAGAACTCCTCCAGCACGTGGCCGGTGCTGCGCGACGCCGAGCGCATCGGTGTCAGCATCCTCGGCGACAGCCAGTCGGATGCCTGCATGCAGCTCGCCTCGCGCAGCCGCGACCGCTTCGCCGGCCTGTCGATCACCGAGACCGAGCTCGGCGCGGTCCTCATCGACGACGCGACGATGTGGCTCGACTGCGAGATCGTCAGCACGACACCCGCCGGCGACCACACGATCGTGGTCCTGCAGGTGCACGGCATGAGCGTCGACCACGATCGCGTGCCGCTGGTCTACCACCAGCGACGCTTCCACTCGCTGAACGCGATCGGCTGA